The Polyangium aurulentum genomic interval ATGTCGCTCGCGTCCTGCTCCTGCCACGCCGGGGGCGCGACGAACGCAGGCGGCGCCACGGCGGCCGGAGGCTCGACAGGCGCGGGCTCGGCGGGCGGAGGCGCAGAGGCCATCGCGGGCGGCGCCGGGGGCACCGAGGGCATCGACGAGCGCGCTTCCGGCGGCACCGAGCCGCGCGGCGCTTCCGGCGGCACCGAGGTCATCGACGAGCGCGCGGGCGGCGCCGTCGAGGGCGTCGCGGCCCCGGGCGGCGTCGAGGCCATCGAGGGCCGCGGCGGCGTGCGCTTGAGCTTGCCCGTCTTCGCGCGCTCGAGGCCCGCGGTCGCCTCGGCGTCGCCCGCCTTCATGCGCAGCACGCGGCGCCAGGCGTCGGCGGACTCGCGCGCGTCGCCGAGCTCTTCCTCCCACAGCCGCGCGACCTTGCGCGCGAGCTCGGCGCGCGCAGCCGGGTCGCGGCCGCGCAGGATCTGATCCTCGTAGAGCTGGATCATGCCGCGGTGATCGCCGAGATCGGTGAGGATCGCCGACAGCTCGTTCATCACCTCGCCATCGGACGGCGACAGATCGTGCAGCTTCTTGAGGTCGACGGCGGCGCCCTTCTTGTCGCCGAGCGCGTCGCGGCGCAGGCGCGCCCGCCGCTGCAGGAGCTTGCGGACGAGCGGGCCGTCGAAGACCTCCTCGAGCGCGCGGGTCAAGGTCGCCTCGACGCGCGGCAGATCGCCCACCTCGCGGCCGAGCCCCTCGATCGCGTCGAGCGACGGCTCGTCGACGTGCGTGACGAGCGCGTCACCGAGCCACTTGAACGCCTTCTCGACGTCGCCGAGCGAGCGGTGCGCGATGGTCGCCGCGCGGCGCAGGAGAGCGCTCTTCGTGCGGCCGCCGTCGCGCGAGCCCTGGCCGCCGCCCGCGAGGGCCTCGGCGAGGATCGTGCGCAGCCCCTTGCCCTCCGAGCGCTCGTCGCCGGCCATGGCCGCGGCCTCGAGCTGGGAGATCGTCTCCTCCTGCACGCCGCCGCTCAGCGCGAGCTCGAAGAAGCTGCGCGCCCGATCGTTGACGCCGTGCTCGGCCGCCACCTGCGCCGCCCGCGCGAGGGCCGCGAGCCGGTCGGCCGGCATGCGGCAGCGCGCCACCTGGCGCTCGTAGACGTCGATCTTCTGCGGGATCCCGGTCGCGAGCGACGCGAGGCGCGCGAGCAAGCTCTCGGCCTCGGCCGCGGGCACGCTCGAGAGCGCCGATTCGCCGTGGCCTACCGCCTCGGCCGGCTCGATGCCCGCCGCGATCTGCACCTCGGCCTGACGCACCAGCTCCGCCGCGCGCGCCGTGCCCGACAGCTCCTTGCCGAGCAGGTCGTGCGCCACGCCGAGCGCGTCGAGATCCTTGAGCCCGATCGCGAGCCCCTCGAGCCTCTCGGCGAGCGCGCGATCGGCGCCGCGCGAGCGCGCAAGCTCCATGGCCACGCGCGTCGCGTCGGCGTTGCGGCCCACCTCGAGGAAGCGATCGAAGGCGCCGCGCAGGGCCTCGTTGCGGGCCGGGCCCGCGGCCGACTCGTTCCACTCGACGAGCTTCGTCGCGACGATCCCCTTCCAGCCGAGCGCATCGCCGAGCTCGACGTACGCGCGGCGGCAGGGCTCGTCGCCCGTGTCGGCGATCTTCGCGAGCGCGCCGAGCGCCTCGTCGCCGCGACCGAGCTTGCCGTGGAGGATGTCGGCGAGGCGCCGCGTCATGCGCGAGGCCTCCTCCTCGTCGCCCTCGACCTCGATCAGCATCTGCAAGAAGTGCGCGACGCGGGGCCAGTCCTCGATCTCCTCGCAGAGGCGCTCGAGCCTGCTGATCGCGTCGAAGTCCTCGCTGTCGGCCGCGTGCACGATCTCGAGCGCGCGGATGGCCGCGCGCGGGTCGTGCAGCGGGCCTTCGTAGAGCTGCGCGAGGCGCTGGGCCAGCTCGGTCTTCTCGTCGCCATCCGTGAGCGCGATCTCGCGCTCGAGCGCGCTCGCCGCGCCCTGGGGGTTGTCCCGGCGCTCTTCGAGGTTGGCGATCGCGCGCAGGGCCGTGCGGCTCTTCGGGTCGAGCGTCTTCAGGATCGACTCGTAGCGCTCGATGGCGCCCTCGACGTCGTCGAGCCCCTCGGCGAGGATGCTCGCCTCGCGCAGCGCGTGGGCGAGCTTGTCGCCGGGCGCCTTGGAGACGGCCCCGAGCTTGCGGAGGAACTCCACGCACTCCTGGTGGTCACCGCGCTGGGCCGCGTCGTCGACGAGCAGGGCGAGGGCGTCGGGGTCGTCGCCGTCGGAGAGCACGAGCAGGAGGCTCTCGCGCGCGCCATCGCTGTCGCCGAGCTTGCGCTGCACCTCGGCAGCCGCGCGCCGCGCCGCCACGCGCCGGGCGCGATCGTTGAGCTTCTCGCCGCGCGAGAGCAAGAAGTGCACGAGGTCGCTCTCGCGGCCCGCGTCGCGGTAGAGCTGCTCGATCGACTGCGCGTAGGCGTCGCTCGTCGGATCGATCTCGGTCGCACGCTCGAAGCGCGCGATCGCGCTCGGCGCGTCGCCCGCCTTGAGGAACACGTCGGCGGCCATCGCGAGGAGCGCCGCTTGCTGCTTGCCCTCGGTGAGCTCGGCGCGCTGCTCGATCGCGTTCGCAGCCTCGGGCATGCGGCCCGCCGCCGCGTACGCCTTCTCGGCCTGCTCCCAGATCTTGCTCTGGCCGGTGAGCTCGGCCGCCTCGGCGAACGCGTCGCCCGCGGCGCCCGGGTCGTTGAGCTTGGTGCGCAGGTCGCCGAGCTTGCCGAGCAGCGCCGCCCGCGCGTTCTTGTCGTTGATGCCGGGGATGTTGTCGGCGATCACCTGCGCGGCCAGCTCGTGCTTATCGCCCTTCTCGTAGAGCTTGACCGCGGTGTTGATGGCGGTCTCGTCCTCGGGTGAGAGCGAGGCGATGCGCGCCCAGGCCTCGGCCGCGGCGGCCGGGTCCTTGCGCTTGGTCTCGTGCAAGGTGGCGAGCTTCTTCTCGAGCGCGATCTTCTGCTCCGGATCGGGCACGCTCATCGCGTCCTGCTCGAGCACGGCGGCGAGATCGTCCCACTTCGCGGCCCGCTCGAGCAGGCGCCGGAGCTGCTCGCGCGCCTGGTCGTCGCCGCGATCGATCTGGCAGATCTGCTTCCACGCGGTGATGGCCGTCTCGATGTCGCGAAGCTGCGACTCGCAAATGCCCGCCACGTCACGGAGCTGCGCCTTGCGCGTGTCGGACGAGACGCTCGCCACGCGCGAGGCCGCGAGCAAGACGTCGCGGAGATCGGCGTACATGCGCTTCTGGCGCAGGTGCTCCTCGACCCACGACAGGGCCTCGGCGTTGGCCGGGTCGATCTTGAGCGCCTCGCGGTACTTCGCGTACGCCTGCGGCTTGCGGCCCTTCTGGGACTCGGCCTGCGCCTCCTCGAGGAGCGGGCGAATGTCGGGCTGCGCGGCCGCCATCCCCGGGATCGAGGGCGACGAGGCACGCTCGGCCGCCGGCGGCACGCTCGGCGAGGCCGCAGGCGCGGGCTGCGACGCCATCGGAGGCTGCGCGGGCTGCGCGGGCGCGAAGGCGGCGGCAGCGACAGGCTGGGGCTGGGCCGCAGGCTGGGGCTGGGCCGCGGGGGGCGCGGGCGGCGCGGGCGGCTGGGCAGAGCCCACCTTGATGCGCGCCACGTGCGCCATGAAGCCGTTCGGGTTCGCCTGGAGGTAGGCCGCGTACTGCGGGCCGACCTCGGCGTTGCGGCCGAGCAGGGTCGCGAAGTGATCGGCGAGCTGCATCGCGCGATCGTGCCCCGGCGAGGCCGCGAGCGCGGAGAGCGAATACGAAAGGCCGTACTCGCCGTCGTAGGTCTCGGCGAGCTGGACGAAGACCCCGGCGGCCTCGTCGCGCTCGTTCTGCGGCACCGCATCGCCCGCGTTGATGCGCTCGAGCACGCTCACGCCGAGCTCCTGCGACAGGGCCGCGTCGCCCGGCCGCAGCGCCCGCGCGCTCCGCAGAGCGCCCGTCGCGCCCGCCGTGTCCCCGGCGCGCTTGCGGATTTCGGCCTCGTCCCGGTAGAGCGCGAGCTTGCGCTCGGGATCGTCGGCGATCGCCTGCTCCATCCCGAAGTACGGGATCGCCTCGGCGTAGCGCTGCTGCGCCTTCAGCATCTCGCGGGCGGCGTAGATCGCGTAGACGTTGCGCGGGTCGAGCTCGGCGACCCTCTTCCAGCTCTCGATCGCGCGATCGGGCTGGGCGAGGCCCGGGTCGCTCCACATGCGACCGAGCTCCTCGTGCATCTTGACGAGCTGCGCGCGAACCTCGGGTTTGCCGGCGCCGGGCGCGAGCGCCTTCGCCTGTCGCTCGAACAGCTCGGCCAGCTCCCGGGTCTTGCCCTTCTCCCGGTAGAGCTGCGCGAGCCTGTCGCCCGCCGTGCGGTGGGTCGGATCCTTCTCGACCGCGAGCAAGAGGGTGCGCGCGGTCTGATCGGGGTCGTTCAGGGCCTGCTGCCAGACGTTTGCGGCCTCGCTCAGCCAGTGCGCCCCGTAGACGGGATCGGGCGTCGTGACGCCGACCCGCTCGAGGAGCATGGCATAAGAGCGCGGGTCCTGCGCGCCGGCCTGGTGCGCATACGCGAGCGCCTCCTGGTCGTGAGGATTAGCAACGAGGCGCTGAACGAGCGTTTCGATGACCCTAGGATCCATTGTTGCCCGGCGAAGTTACACGTGTCCAAAGCCGCCGTACAGAATACTGTCGGGGTCTCGGGTGCTTATCCCGCCATCGCTGCCGCGCGACGAACCGGGAAGATCACGCGAAGCCGTGCGTGCCGCACGCGTGGAGCCGAGGGACGCCCGGCCACCAGGATCCCCTCGCAAAGCGCCGATTCCGCAGCCGTCACGGCCAATGACAGAAGGGCCAGCCCGCCCGTCGGGGCAGCCGCGCGACCTCGACCCGCCCGAGCAAGATCACGCCGCCGGCCAGGCGCGCGCGGCCGCACGCGAGGCCACGCAAATCGCGAACGCCGCGATGGAGGTCACCGCCACGCCCGCGCCCCGACGACCGACCCGCGCTCGCGAACGCAATCGTCGAGCGCGGCGATGAACGCGCGCGCGGACTCGGGCCTGTCGCTCGGGCGCTTGGCGAGCGCGCGCATCACGAGATCCGACAGCGCCCGCGGGATCGCGGCGCTCGGCGCGGCGTCGCAAGGCGGCACGGGAGCGGCCCGGATATGGCGCGACATCACCACGACCGCGTCGCTGTCCACGAACGGCGGACGGCCGACGAGCATCTGGTAGAGCAGCACGCCCACCGAATACAGATCGCTGCGCGGATCGAGCGGTTTTCCCTGCGCCTGCTCGGGCGACATGTAGCGCGGCGTGCCGAACACCGCGCCCCCGCGGGCCTCGAGCTCGCCCCCGTCCCCGGGCTCGCTCAGCACCTCGGCGATCCCGAAATCGAGCAGCTTGCACGTCTCCGCGCCCCCGCCCGCCGCGCGGCAGAGGAAGAGGTTGTCGGGCTTGAGATCGCGGTGAATCACGCCCTTGTCGTGGGCCTCCGCGAGCGACAGGAGGGCGTGCCTCGCGAAGCGCACCGCCTCCGCCACGGGCAGGCTCCCCTCGCGCTTGAGCCGGTCGCCGAGCGTCTCGCCCTCGAGCAACTCCATCGCGAGATAGAGCGAAGCGCCGGACATCCCGAGCTCGTCGTCGTTCGGGTGCTCGATCTCGCCGAAGTCGAGCACGGTGACGGTGTACGGGGAGTGCAGGAGCCTCGTCGCGCGCGCCTCACGCTCGAAGCGGGCCGCCGCGTGCATGTCGAAGGCGCGGTCGGCTCGCAGGATCTTCACGGCCACGTCGCGCCGCATCCGCTCGTGCCGGGCGCGGTAAACCGTGCCCATCGAGCCCGCGCCGATCTTGGCGAGGATGACGTAAAGCCCGCCCACGGTGGTGCCGAGGAACGGGTCGCCGTCGGCGTCCGCCAGGCTCTCCGGCCGCACCAGGGCGAGGCCATCGCGCGGGCAGCGCGGCAACACATCGCCGGCCTGGGGAGGCTCGGCGAGGTGGTAGCGGCAGCGCGGACACAGAAGCCCTCGCAAGGACCGGACTTCCACCTTCGTCTCCGTGGAGCGCAAATGTGCCACCGCTGAGGGAGGATCGTTGGTGCCCCGAGCCCACACCGCAAGGCCCCCACGGCCCCGCCGGCTCGCCCCGGTCAACGCAGCTTGCAGGCGTAATCGCCTGCCATGACGTAGGCGCGCCGGCAGACGACGTCGACCGTGCGCTTGGCCGTGACCATCTCGAAGGTCTGGCCGAAGGGCGTGCGCTCGAGCCGGGTCATCTGCGCGCGGCAGCTCGGCCCCTGCTCGCCGCAAGCCACGGCCGCCGCCATGCGCTCGACCTCGGCGTTGTCCGCCATCACGTTCACGACCGCAGCGACGCTGAACGCGACGCAGAGAAAGAAGATCAAGAACTGGCCCGCGCGCTTCATGCGGCCAGCTTATCGATCTGCGCGCTCCCTGTGCACCCTGGTAGCCAGAGAGTCCATGGAGCGCGCTTCCCTCAGAGCCTGATCCCGGTCCCCGGGATGGGCTGCCAGGCTTCGCGGCGCGAGTCGTATTTGCCCCGCACGAAGGCGCCGAGCACGGGCGCGATGTTCTGCGGCACGTCCTCGTCCCACTCGCCGCCGTCGATGGCGTCGCGCGGGAAGAGGTCGAGCGCGAGCAGGAAGAAGCTCGGATAGCGCTTGTAGGGCATCTTGAGCGCGTCCAGGTCCTCCTTGAACACGTCGATGTCCACCCGCACGAGCCGCACCTTCGCGAGCGCGGTCTGCATGAGCGGATCGCGCAGCGAGTCGGAGATGCGCTGGCAGGGCTGACACTGATCGCGCGTCGTCATCACGAGCACGGTCTCGCCCACCGTCGAGGCGTCCGCCCGCTGCCGGGCCAGCTCCTGCGACAGCGACGTGACCTGCGCGCCCACGTCGACCACCGTCACGAGGCCTTCGTGCTTCAGCGCTGTCTCCCTGGGCACGTTCGCGCTCGGCAGCGCGCTCGTGCCCGAATCGGTCTCCGGGGTCGTGTCCACGGGACCGGCGGGCGTCGCGCGCGGATCGGACGCGGTCATCGACAGGCCGGTCTCGGCCGTCACCCGGTGCTCGGCCTGGTACTTCGACGACCAAATGTTGAGCGCGATGGCCGCGCCCCACGCGATCGTCAGACAGAGCCCGAGCGCCATGCCGACCGTCGCCATCGCGTAGCCCCGGCGCGGCCCTTTGGCCTCCCGGATCTCGCGCCGCGCGGCCCAGCCGAATACGATGGCCGCCACCGACCCCAGCGGCCCGCCCAGGATGGGCGCGAGGATCGACGTCAGCGCGAGCGGAGACAGCGTCGCGCGGCGTGGAACCTCGGCAGGGACCAGATAGGGGTCGTCGAGCGGCCCCAGGCCCCGGCCCTCCCCATTTCCATGCGGTACGGACCTCGGTTGAAAGACGTCGCTCACCCAACGATCCTAGCGCTCGGAGCGACAAAACGCCCGAAACGCAGGGTTGGACGGAAGTGGCCGTCCGGGCCGCTCGCGGGCATCCGCTCCGCACGATCGCGGAGCAGGAACGCACGGCGCATGATAGGAAACGAGAGCACGGCATGAACGAAACGCGCCCCTCCGCTCCACCCCGAGCACCGGCCGTCCGGCTCGTCTCCGTGACGGTCGGCGACTGGCCTCCGCTGGGCTGCAACGTCGAGCTCGCCGTCGCAAAGCGCCGCACAGTCCTCGTCGGCAAAGGGAGCACCCTCGCGTCGACGATCATCCAGGGCATCGCCGAGGGCGCACGCATCGCCGTCCACGCGCTGAGCGACCCGGACAAACCACGCCACTTCCGCTGCGAGCTCGAGACCGAGGGGGGCGAGCGGCTGAGCTACGCCTACGACCGCCGCTTCCAGCAGACCGACGAGGACGAACCGTTTCCGCCCTCGATGCGCTGGGAAGAGCGCGCCGCGCGCCCGAGCGACAACGTCGAGCTGTGGACCGTGCGCGACCGGCGCGCGATCCTCGGCGACGGCACGCGCGTCTCGCTGCCCCCTGGCGTCGGCGCCCTCGCCCTCGCCGGCGACCCGGCCGGGCCCGTGCCCGAGGACGCGCGCCGTATCCGCGAGTTCCTTTCGGGCATGCGCTACCTCGGCGCCGCCCTGCCCCGCCCGCTGCCCGACCAGCGGCGCGACGTCACGCTCACGGGCCGCTCGAGCGTCTTGTGGACCTCGCGCGGGCTCGACGCGCGCCTGCTCGCGCTCGCCTCGACGCTGGTGACCTGGTACGAGCACGACCGCGAGCGCTACGATCGCGTGGTCGAGCTGTCGCGGCGCATCGGCGCGCCGGGTGATCTGCGCGTGACCATCAACGCCGAGTCGAGCCCTCGCCCCGAGCTCGAACCTCAACACCGCGCGCAGCTCGCGTTCGAGGGCGTCGACTTCGGCCGCCTGCCCGACCCCGTGCTGCGCCGCCTCGAGATCCTCGTGGCCCTCGTCGATCCCGCGACCTCGGCCCTGCTCATCGAGGAGCCCGAGAACGCAGCCGTACCCGGCCAGGTGGGCGCGCTGCTCGACGAGGTCGAGCGATCGGCCGGCGATCGGCAGATCCTCGTGTCGACCTACCTGCCCCAGGTCGCCGACTGGGCGAGCGCAGACGAGCGCCGCGTCATCGAGAACGTGCGCGGCCGCGTGGTCGTGAAGGGCGGCTGAGCAGAGGGGGCTCCGCAGCGTCTCGCCGGGGTTTCACCCCGGACCCGACCAGGGGCTGTTCGCCCCTGGACCCGAACCAGGGCAAGCCCTGGACGCTCGATGCATCGACCGCGATGCGGCCGATGCAAAGATCTCAGGGCACGCAGGTGCTGTCGACGGTGCGCAGGACGGCGCGCTTGGTGGCGACGCCGCCGGCCATCGGCTCGGTCCACAGGAACGCGGTGCGCGCGCCCGCAGCGGCGACCGCAGGGGCATCCTTCACGGGCCCGACGTCGTTGTTGACGCGCATGCCCTTGGCCGAGGGCGCGCCGTCCGCGCCGAGCCTCACGGCGAGGACCTGATCGGGCGTGGCGCCGTCCTGGCCGAGGAACGTGACGACCGCTCCCTCGCCGAGCGGCGCGAGCGCGTGCGACCGGCCCTTGCCGATCACGTAGGTGGTGTCGGCGGGCTTGGCCGAGGCGTCCATCGCGCGGCCGAGGATGCGGTCGCCCTCGCTCCAGACCGCGATGGCGCCCTTCTCGGTGCGCGTGAGGACGAGGTGCTCACGCGTGGTCCCCCCCGCGGCGAGCGTGAAGGGCTCGTCGGGGAGCTCCTTGCCGGTGAGGTCGAAGCGCGACACGGCGAGCCGCCCGTTCTCTTCCTCCCAGGCGAGGGTGTAGCCGCCCGCGTCGGCGGCGACGGCGGGCCGCTTCGGCGCCTTCGCGTGGTGCGTCGCGCCGAGCGCCTGCACGGGGGGCGCGGCGGCATCGCTCGGCGCGAAGAGGAAGAGGCCGAGCTGGGTCTTGTCGACGTTGAAGGGCGCGACGGCGACGAGCGATCCGGCGGGCGTCGCGTCGAGGGCGACGTCGTCGACGGCGGCGCCGCTGATCGCGCGCAGGTGCTCGATGACGGGGGCGGGCTGCGTCTCCCAGCGGGGGCGCGTGAAGGCGAGACCCTCGGCGTCGAACCAGACGAGCGTCCATCCGGTACCGCTCGCGAACAGGCGCGGCGTCATCTCGCTGGACGAGCCGATGCCGCGCGCGCGCGCCACCTGCTTCGCGTCGAGATCGAACCCTGCGAACGCGAGCTGCGCGCCGGGCTTGGTGGCGCTCATCTTGATGAGCCACGACGCCGCGATGGCGCCTTCACGCCCCGCGACCGTGACCTCGCCGCGTTGCAGGTACGAGGCCACATCGCCCGTCATCGCCTTGCAGGCCTCGGTCTGAGCGGCTGCGACGAACGCTCCCACGCCGTCGCCCACGGGAGCGCTCGCGACTTGCGTGTCGGGGGGCGCGGAGGGGGTCGGGGCGGATGCGCTCGCGACGGGCGCGCTCGCAGAGCCTGCAGGCGAGGTCGTCGCGCCGTCGCCCTTCTTGTTGCCGCACGCGAGCCCGGAGGCGCCGACGAGGGCGGACGCGACAAACGCGACGGCCAGGGGCGAGCGGGGGGTGGAACGTCGTTTCACCCCAGGATCCCCCGGCGCAGCCTGCGACGTTGTCGTTCTCGCGTGGCCATCGTTCGGAGGCGGACACATACGCCGAAGGCGGCGAAATCGCAAGAAACGTGTACAGGGGGGCTCGACGCGGGTGGAGGAGGGCCCGGCTCGCCGAGCCGTGGCGTCAGCGTGGAGCCTTACCGGCGCCTACGCGGACGGGCATCACCGCAGGAGCCTCGGCAGAAGCGGCGATTGCGGTGCCAGGGGGGCGGGTGGGTGTGGAGGAGGGCGGCTGTGCCTCCAGCTCTCCGCGCAGAGAGCATCGATACGCTCCGAACAGTACGTACTCCCGCTGGCAGCGCACGATCTTGCCGCCCTTGGGCGTGCTCATCTCGAGGGTCTGTCCGATCGGCGTGCGCTCCCAGCGCGTCATCTGGCCGCGGCAGGCGACACCCTGGCCCTGGCATGCCGTCTCCGAGGCCATGCGCTCGACCTCCAGGGTCTCGCCGAAGACGTTGTAGAGGGCAGCAAAGGAAGCGCTGACGATGGCGCAGGTGATGAGCACCTCGAGGACGAAGCGGGACGTGCTGCGATGATCGGTCGTCATGCCCGGGAGTTTATACGGACAAACGTTTGGAAGGAAGTACCCTGTCACCGCTTTTTGGTGCTTGCTTTCTGCGACATGGTTGCCCGGACATACCCGCCCATCGGATGACATCACTTTTCAGTGGACGAGATCGGACCTCACCACATCTGGGGAAGACGGGGGGAGCGATGATCACTCCGCCGCCGTCGTGGCTTGACTGCCAAGGCGGCGCTCCGACGCGAGGTCTCCGATGCATCTGCGACGTTTGACGCTGCTCGTTCCACTCGCCCTGCTGCCTCTTGCGGCGGGGCTCATGCCTTCCTGCACCCAGACCTACAATTGCGAGCCCTGGGATCCGGTCTGCGGGTGCGAGTACCCTGCCCCGCCGACCTGCAAGGGGTGGATGTGCCCCGCGGCCTGCTTCACCGAGGAGTGCGTGATGATCAACAGGCCACCGGGCGAGGAGTGCGCGGGCGAGCCCGGCGTCTGCGACGGCAACGGGAGCTGCGTCGAGTGCGTCGACGACACGCAGTGCGGCGAAGGTGGCTTCTGCCGGCAGAACGCGTGCGCCCGCTGCGACGACGGCATCCAGAACGGCGACGAGAAGGGCGTCGACTGCGGAGGGCCGTGCGGCATCTGCCTGTCCGAGAACTGCGACTTCGACGATCAGTGCGCGAGCGGGCACTGCTCGTTCGAAGGCAATTGCTGCACGACGGAGTGCGGGGGGTGCTACTGGTGCATCACGGGAACATGCGAGGCCATCCCCCCGGGCTATGCCGCGTACGAGGATGTCTGCCCCTTCCCCCAGCTCTGCAACGGGTACGGGGGATGTGGAAAGATGACCGGAGTGCCCTGCACCAAGAACGAAGAGTGCTGGTCGCTCAACTGCGTGAACGGCAAGTGCGCGATGCCGCCCCCCTGAGCAGGAGCCGCCGCTAGGGCTCGGCCAGGCAACACAACGTCGCCGGCCCCATCGTCAACTTCTCTCCAACGATCTCTCCCCCGCCGGGCGCGCATGTGCCCGGCGTGTAGGAGACGATCTCGGCCCTTTTGCTGCCGAGCGCCGTCCCGGCGATCAGGTCGAAGCAACTCTCGGGCTCCCCGGAAGAGACGAGGTTGCTCGTGCGAAGATCGCTGCAAGCGGCGTCTGCGTACGCGGTCACGAGGGCCGTACAAGCCGCCCCCTCCGGTGCCCCGCACGTGCAGGCCGTGCACGCGCGAGGGTCCTCGGCGATCACCCACCCTTCGTGTTTCTCGGGCCAGCCTGCGGGGCAAGTCGCGCCCACCATGTCGCTGTGAATGCAGAGCCGGTAGCCGGGCGGTGGATTCGGGATGCACTGGTTGTAGGTGCTGGGGCAATCGTTGCTCGGCGTTGGCGCGTACGCGAGCGCCTTCGTCCGCACCGGCGGCGGGAGCCTCCCGAGCTCCGGCAGCGTGGCCGGCTGCGGGGTACAGGCCCCTTCCGTGATGACCGGCGCCCCGACGGCGAGAGACTGCACGCACGGCACGCCGTTACAGAGCACGCCGGCAGGGATCGGATTCTCCGCCGTGCAGCTTCCGTCCCAGCCGGCTGACGCGTCGAAGGGGGTCACGATCGGATCAGAAGGGCCTTGACAAGAGGTCGAGTTTGCAGCCCATGCGACAGGCGGCGCGCAGCTCCCCTCGGGCGTATCGCAGGAGCAGGCAGGGCACGCGGGCTCGGAGAACACCACGTCCACCCAGCCCTCCCACGCGGGGACCGCCTGGACCTGCACCTCGGGCACTTCACCCTCCTTGCCCATCCAGACGTGGAGAGCTTTCGACCAGTCGAGGCCGATCTCCGGCACGCACGTCCCAGCGCAGACCGCGGATCCACCTGCCCCTCCGCCCGATCCGCCGCCGTCGTCCGTGCCGCCGTCGTCCGCCCCGCCGTCGAACTCGTCGCCTGCATCCACGGCGGCATCCTCGTCGCCGGCGTCCGGGGTCTCCGGGCCGGCCTCGTGCTCGCACTTGTGCACCGGGTTGCCCCAGATGGGGCAGCAAGGCTCCTTTCCCCCATCAGGGGCGTCGCAGAGCTCGATGAAGTTGGTCGTCTCGACGCAACCTCCGAAGGCCACCACGAGCACGGGGCCTAGGAGCGCGGCCGTGAACAGGAAAGGACGCATTCTTGGTAGATGCGCCCAGAGGCCCCGGTCTGTCAAGGCACAACATTCGTAAAGACAAACCTGGTGGTCGCCCCCGCGACCACCTTGCGGCCTCGCGCCGGTGCATGCACCCTCGTGGACAAACCTCCGCAATCATCGCACGCATGCACGTACGCCATCCCCGCACCGCGCTCCTCGCCGCGTTGCTCTTCACGCTGACCGCATCCGCCCGCGCGAAGGAGCCGCCGCGACGCCTGGTTTATATCCGCGGCCCCGGCACCGAGCACTGCCCTGAAGAGGAGTACCTGAAGGCCGCTACCCGCGCGGAGCTCGGCTACGATCCGTTCGACGCCACAGCGTCCGGGCAGCTCGTCGTGACACTCTCGCGCGACGAGGCGCAGGGTCGGATCGACTTCACCCTCGAGCTCCTCGATCCTGATGGCACGCGCGGCCAAGCCCGCCGTGGCTGGGGCCCGATCGAGCGATGCGACCAGACCCTGCTGAATGCGGGCCTCCGGATCGCCACCCTCTACGAGCCGTTCCCGGGGACGCCCGAGCCTCTGCCGAGCTCGCCACCCGTACCTGCGGAGCCCCCGGAGGCGTCGCCTCCCCCACCTGTGAAGACCGCAATCGCGCCTCCCGCACCAAAGCGAGCAGCGCCTCGCCCCGCGCAACCCACGAGCTTCGCGTGGAAGGCCCGCTGGATCAGCCTGTCGCTCAGCGCAGGGGCAGCGTGGAACAGCGCTCCAGGGGTGGCGCCCAGCATCGCCTCCCAGGTGGCCGTGCGCTGGCCGCGGTGGTCGGTAGGCGCCGAGGGACGGATCGACCCATCAGGCTCGGGGGACGTTCCCAACGGCAGCGCGAGCGCTTCGCTCTTCGGTGCGGCGCTCGTGGGATGCGGACGGCATGACGCATGGTTACGCCACCTGTCACTCCTCGCGTGCGTCCAGGTGCTGCCCGCGCGCCTCTTCTTCGAGGAGAAGGGCAACACAGCCCGTCGCACGGTCGTCGGCCTCGGACCGCGCGCGAGTGCCGAATTGCGCA includes:
- a CDS encoding DUF4190 domain-containing protein; its protein translation is MSDVFQPRSVPHGNGEGRGLGPLDDPYLVPAEVPRRATLSPLALTSILAPILGGPLGSVAAIVFGWAARREIREAKGPRRGYAMATVGMALGLCLTIAWGAAIALNIWSSKYQAEHRVTAETGLSMTASDPRATPAGPVDTTPETDSGTSALPSANVPRETALKHEGLVTVVDVGAQVTSLSQELARQRADASTVGETVLVMTTRDQCQPCQRISDSLRDPLMQTALAKVRLVRVDIDVFKEDLDALKMPYKRYPSFFLLALDLFPRDAIDGGEWDEDVPQNIAPVLGAFVRGKYDSRREAWQPIPGTGIRL